The sequence AGGGGTAGGCACtttcacctcagtcagtatcttttagctgtagcctttgctacaggccaaatctccgaatatcctggaaagagatcaatatagacacagacatattcacactgttccacctttgttctgaatgtagtcaatccacagtctctgaaatgggtaagatgacctgggCATATGCTTTCCTGGAACTTCCATAGTTCTCctatcattattacagcattcaccttcacctaacctagtggcagcattgttgaacccaggagccatccactacagaacccaatcacaccttctctctctctcgatttgcccacgttctaaatccatcctctttaggtagagtgccctctgaaggaagagtttcttaccaactctccagagtcctattatcacttctaccttttatcctttgatgtttcctttcagcctctgtaacctgtatctgaaaaaggcaaactttttggaagtccactggccctaagccatcctgtatcacacagatttccacttagcgtagacttcagataataatgtagcctctaccttctcaggcagcatcagggcatcaaatatctttcatacactcagcattcattattgatgggcttacccatggatcaaacaaaatctctgcttcactagattagaccataataatgagtgataccgaaggcatacctggatgttagtagtcttaccctcagccatcttaccaacctcagcgagtgtcttcagctctgtctcctgcactaccattgctggacggagtggttctttcttgacaacatcagattaagtaggaacagcatagcctgtccgaaatgatccatcttccaggaacctgaaattatctaccagaaactcaaaaatgtggttattaattggagacagtaaatttgaatttttagattttttttactactcccagaaagcactccatTTACAAAGGTGggaaaaagtatttgtatttactactcccagcctccccccatccagatgcagcagagtaatcggatcaaattttgcacacccttaagacggtgattaattggtgagaggagtaggaattgcattactagatgctcctacacatgtgatactacccttagtcatgagagatcatggaacatgtttgctatgaggcaatggaattagatcctaaggattgtatagataacagggatccagtatttgattctgggttgttaattccctatgggtgtttcatttgaaggggctgaacatttgtcttcctcccatGGGCGAGGAAgagggcaagtacatacaaagtcttcctccccctcttgtggggaggactgataggcagccacgcccgccttaggtctttgtttgatttaactttaacaatatgacaaaatagggacaaaattaacttcactcaagcctagccaacactagatgGCCGCAGATGATCTTTaagaccatccacaaaggcagcacttaggatcttctcatgcatagctaaagtaagctcaaaaatccaaatccacccaactttcctggagtctagtgaaaactttctccacactcctctgtcctgatgacaatgtgactgactgaccTAAAAACTTCCTCCCAGACTCACttatcttcactatgcattaaatccccagctctacattgaactcaattttccaaatctcataaataatatgagaaaactctccatattttaactaattttctataaagcagcataagttaGTTCTCTGAATTGGGAtttctattcatcatggcaaaattgatgttactactgggtgtgatataatgatgcagatatccctacactttcactcatcTCTGAAtatggacttagaatgggtgcaaccttagattgagtagactggtctggaatatttctagtaggcatcatagaggcaattactgcaggtacctttttaactgatgggacatacaattgggaagggttattttcagacatcgctggatataatccagtgttggaaACTATGATAGGAATTGTGTCCTGTCTTTGAGATCCACAAACAGCATTTCTGTACCTGCACACACACTCCCATCCCCCATAAGGAGGGGGTTGATGTTCTAAGGAAAgagttttggggggtggggaagggctagagggagcagaaggcacagtgggtggtgctgataaCAGCATTCCAGAACATGGTGTAGAGGAggggctgacagaaaaagcaatagtaTTGTTTgttggaccacaagacccaggattacttttTAAAGTTACAACAGATGTGGTGGGGaaagggatgccacatggcaaacttctttgttctctgttccctaccacacccaaatcctccattttactataccaatattgtccattctcctcaatttctttcaactttccatatacacttttccacaaactttaatttaatctatctcctactgaATTTGCAACctctagggggaacttttacacaaaactgcatatttccggttaataccggaaatcgctgctacttagtatgacagaatgctttcaacttttattcctaactgaaacttttcctttctttttctctcatcagctgagctgctgttaacatctcttcactctgtcctgcaacattagaatttcccattattgtagttacaCAAAGATCAAACAATTGCTATTTATCGAGCCCGctaacttaagcgtagttgcacaaagatcaaactgtatccgattactataagtaatcgctaccgaacccacaaactcaagcgcagttgcacaaagatcaaacgatATAATAGTATTGAGCCCACAATTTCTCTTGgtgaagacccctagtcaattcaccgggatacaaaatcttaataacttccaattgcctatgacaattggtgttaaccctttcctcaaAATTCTCGTCAGAACCTTGGCTGGGATCCAATTCTACATCGCAGGATATCCAactcagctgtctaacaacttccgtttagtttcagcatgttctaccacacaaagaaggaatattttaacaggttctttctaacggacagatcagctataatttgaacccttttatcgcgataacaccaattcaactcttgagaacccacaaaagcggaagtttcagaggagatttgtaagaaataaagctttcttaccttgccggcatgtgatctcgtctgatggttccgtttaagtcgctctcgtggagtttgaatcggaagttacgcaagctgtcTGCCCCACTCATGGGCGCCatttgttagcgcaattcatgcgcttctccttctttgtgtggtgtcaaatcaattagaagaataagtatgtgtacaccatactgctttataatgagaccagacacactaggtggtttcatgaaagcatcttctcatcttccctgagccatggtagaagagaccctttattcacattacattgacttaaatagcagacatgacatcacaaaaggggtgttccttaagaagagactattcgctccttaacctgataggagtggtttctgcAACTTCAACTGAGTTTATAGGtatatttgaagactgtaatgtaatccccctcttccccctccccttattgaccttctcatacatatggtttgcggccatctagtcgacaaaaatgtgtactacagaatgttctcaTTATATATGCATAGAATAATAAATCCATCTCTCACAGTATCTCCagtaacagctcactctcagatacCTCATCGTAGAAATTGGTCAGTTTTGGAATGGACACCTTTAATTCTCCTTCAGTGGCACATATGAGACTCTTTGCTTGAACAGCCTCAAACATGCCTGCTACTTCCATGATGGCTCTTTATCTGGTTTGGAGTTCCAAATGAAAGCGATCAATGCACTCAAACATCGccctctttttttcttcttggagACTTGGGCTTCCAGCATTTCTTGCCAGTTCCCCTGCCATCCTCTTCTTGAACCTGGTTCTTCTCTCTACTGCAATTCCATATTCATCAGCTTTTAAAAGTGCCTGCTGAATTGCATTTTCGACTAGGTGACTGCGCTCCTCACACAGAAAAAGTCTTAGTGTCTCAAGCTTTGTCACCACTTTATCGAGACTTAAGCCCTTAGTCTGCAGGAAGTGCTGTGTATCATCAACTTCCCTCAGTACATCAGACCAGAAGTGCAGGTAGCATAGAAAAGTAAAGTCACAGACAGCAGGTAGAAGACCTTGTGCTGCTCCTCTTGTGTCCATATTTTCACAAGGTTCACAAAGAGCTTCAAGTGCCGACACAAAGATGtcaaatttttcttttactggCTTAACTGCAGCATAATGAGCACTCCAGCGCGTTGTGGATAGTCTTTTTACTGACACTCCAGCATGGTCAATTAACACAACCCATCGATGGGTGGAAgcagcaaaaaaagaaaacattgtcTGCAGAGTTCCAAAAAAGGTCACGCAAGATGCATTTTGAGCAAAAGAGTGCTGACCACACAAGTTAAGGGAATCGTCCACACATCTATTAAAAATAGCCTTCCTGTTTTTTCCCTTCAGAATGGATTGTACAACTCCATGGATTCCAGCCATAGTAGCAGCATTATCATAACCCTGAGAGCGGCACATCATTATGTCTAGTCCATCACTTTCTAGTTTTTGAAGAATGTCAACTGAGGTCAGcagctttttttttcccctttaaagggaaaaatCCTAAAAAAAACTTATTTTACCTCAACTTTCCTGTTGGTGATGTGTACATATCTGATCACTTCAGACATCTGATCAGTATGCGATACGTCAGGTGTGCTGTCAAACATGATGCCAAAGTACTTGGCAGACTTTATGTCCGTTACAATCTTCTCCTTCACATGATTTGCCAGGACACTTATAAACTCATTCTGAGTTTGTGGAGACAGATAGGAGACAGACAGGTTAAGTTTACAGGTGTGCCGCTTTAACCTAATTAGGTGTTCCTTCAGTACCGGATCATACTTGGAAAGCATCTCACGAAAGTTCCCCTTAGTCAAAGAAGACTCCTCTTCCTTGTGACCATGAAATGCCAGATTCTGCTTGGCAAGAAACAATGTGATATCCAACAACCTGTGCAAAATGTCCCTCCACTTTTTCTTCTCAGTCTCCATCCTAGAAATAGTTTGGGCATCAATAGTTTCATGCAGCCTCAGTCCTGCTGCCAAAGTTTTCCACTTTTCCAAACAGTATAAGTGCTCTTCGGATGTCTCATGATTATATACATTTGGGCTCAGTTTCCACCACTTCTGAAACCCAGTGACAAAtttggatgttgtatctgtagtaCAGCTGGTAAAGAGTTGGCAACAAAAGCAATATAAATTCCCGCTGACAGGTGAGTAAACCAtccatgtcctcagaattttctcTCCGTTTGGCATGACCTTGTAAAACCACACTTTTGAAAGTTGACGCACTTCTCCCTTTTGATGCAGCTTTTTCATCGGGCCTTTTGGTGACACTAAAAGGACCATCTTGGTTCTGGAAAGAAGCACTTCCTCTTTTCACAATTTCTACCTGAAAATGATCTGGAACCGGTATCTCCCAGAAGGACACATCAGATAAAATTTGCAAATCTTTCTCCTTAACTGCAGTCATGTCTTTCATGGTGTACGGACTATGGCTCGAGTCGCTTTCAGCACTCTCTTCTGTTTCAGATTCTGTAATTTCCCCTCCTTGCTCTTCTTCAGTTTCTGCTATTTCCACTTCTTGCTCCTCTGCAGAAAGCTTTCTAGCAAAAGCATCAGAAGAATCAGCTTGATCAATTGGCGGAGTGTCTTTTGATGAACCCTGGCCATCATCTGGTCTTTTGACATACTTGAGCAAGGATCCAGCAAGGGTTTTGATTGCTTGAATTTTTGACTCTCTTGTTCTCCTTTGCTGGTATCCACTTGGCCTCTTTGACTTATGCACTCCATGTGGCATGGTGGAATATTCGCTTAGGAATTCAGACTTTGCTTTCTGAAATCCATTTGAAAAAAGGACAGCATGAAAACATATAATTTTGTCTCTTGTGCTTCTCATATTTTGCTAATGGTATGGATAAACCATATAATACACCGTTGTTTGGTTTAACTTTGTGGGGGGGTGGTTGTTGGGGGTGCTAGCAGACAGATCACCGATGGGAAGGGGGGGTGCTAGTGGCAGGTCCGGTGGAagtatttttgccaacacaagcaaagctacactTTGGCGCATTCTCCCCCTAACGCCAGTATCCGGACCCCACTCCAATCTCAAACTCCCTACTGCCGCCTCTGCTCCAGTCACACACCCCTGACCCCGTGTGCTGCTCTCTGTGTGAGTGAGGGGCTGCGCCGCCGTACGGCACATGTAGCACACAACACACCTGTCAGAGCACCCACCCGCAGTGGCGGATCTagagcctggtctcaggaggagcacttccagattgttttgtgtgggcggacagaaaataatagcaGGCTCAGGCTGGCAAGGCAACTTGAATTATGCTAAAGTCGTTGGGCTAGGGACATTTTAATGAACTCTTTTAGTGTGACAGTCGATTtgcatgtggtcatcacaggacTGTCGTGCCGGCCATTAGGCCATAGTAGTGTCACTATGACACTATGGCCGGTGTAATGGTCCCGTGATGACCACATGCAAATTGACTGTCACACTAAAAGATTAACTGTAGGCTATATTACAGAaggctggtcctggtggtcagtggtgtgGCCTGCGTTCTACAAAGCTAATTTACATTACTGAGAAATACAGGGCACACTACCGCATAATATACTGGAATCTACAGTATACACTGTAAATATATCAGTCCTCcaaccaaataataccaccatacaatgaccagataacacctacatacagtgactggatatagggtataagggggcacagtatagagcagtgatggtgaaccttttagagaccgagtgcccaaactgcaacccaaaacccacttatttatcaaaaagtgccaacatggcaatttaacctgaataccaatatggtctgtcttccatgtactttatcattttacatagctataatatcctgcctacagtcaatgcgctgcctgtgctgtttatagcgcaccctgcactgatgaatggcagaaaaagtctaaggcatattggtacaccatagactttttgccAGGGTGTGggatgggtgcccacagagagggctctgagtgctgcctgtagcacccgtgccataggttcgccaccactggtataCAGTATTAGAGGGCACAGTAAATATTATGCGCTCTGCGCACATGATCTATCACCTTGGCAGTCTCTAAGTCACCATCAGTACCCTGCAGCCTCCAGTCCTGCCATTCCACCTTCTGTTCAAACTTTGGACCTGGAGAGACGTCAGGACCCAACCCCAAATCCCTCTTCCCCCCCATGGtcaaaatataataaatactatGGGGTCCCCATTGtagtatttattatatttagacaaaaatggggggggggggggatttggggTTGGTGGGGCCTGACATCTCTCCAGGTCCAACCTGGAGTCCAGGTTAAAGTTTGGAAATGCCCCCCGGTCCCCAAATATAATTAAGTAGGCCgtagagtgtcacaatgacagtgtggatgtggcatcagcatgaggagaccacagagtggcccaatgagtcTAGAGTTGGCGTCAGCAGTGTCAGGAGAAATACAACGAGTGGCAcattgaccgagtctggagttggcagcatcaggagaaggccaccgagactCCATACACTTGTATTTCACCATATTCTTTCCTAGTAAAAATCCTTTTACCCACCCATGCTCAATACAATACAGACTCTCATACACAGCTACTGCTTCCACCAGGCACTCAACTGTCCCACTTCATAAAGAGGGTTCATAGATACGATTGGTAATGGAAGGATAAGGTATTGGGTTATGAAGGCTCTAGGGCTACATGGAGAGGTAGAGATTGAGAGGTTCTGTAGAACAATACAGGGTATACACAGTACTTCATGTCAGTAAGTGTACCAAATAAATAATATTGCTGCCCTAACAATTGTCACTTCAATTAGAATGCAGTCAAAACAGAGGAAATTTAAAAGCTTACCAACAACCTACTTGATACTATTTCTATTGGGTTTGTCTCCATTTATCCAGGCAGTATTGTGCATTGAGCTGGCTGTCCTGCCTACAGACATTTAAGGATGGAGAGGACTGGTTGAGGCCTAAAGGATATATTTTGaagcaatttttggaagctttcctCTAAGGTCTACAAGGTCTTCAACGCTTGCAGTGCTTTCCacgcctcctcctccttcctcttcaGCTTCTTGAttttctccttctctcctcctctTTGAGATGGTCCACTACTGTTTCATTTGCATCCCTCAATGTGATGATAATCTGCATACCCTGGATAACTGATTTTTTACTGAATCTGAGTTGGCTGATGTCCAGGTGGATATAATAACAAAAATGTCTCTATCTTCCTGACATAAATTGTCATCAGCCCACTGATCCAAAGCCTCCTTTCCAGTTACTGCAGGTATCTGAAACCTAAGtgcttgttcacacgactgtgctgttttttgtggtccgcaaattgaggatccaACACATGTAtagcgcccgtgtgccttctgcaatttacagaacaggaggcctattataggaatgcctattgtccgcaaaacCGACAACAATAGGACAGAACTCATAATTTTTGAGGGGCCACGCAACAGGGcaacaaatgcggacagcacagtgttgtccgcatcttctgTTGGTGGAAGTGTTGGTGTTTGGATCTCCATGGAGTTCCTGGTCATCCACGTACTATTCGGAGTGTAGTGTCTTTTCCTATTTCTAgttttgttgtattcccctatcttttttgtattaggcctgagggggatctcctgttccttcagctgggaaggaacaggtcatccgttgtcctgacactatttccagggctctATAGGGTTAGAGAGGGttttaggttcctgcgtatgaacattcctaccatcgaggtctgttcatacagatagtagtcagggctcggattAGGGATTCGCTAGGTGGTGACCatccccctttccctagtttccaggcctagtacctttctccttccctcctgtgtttggtgtggagttcactacccacACCGCGCTGTGACACATAGACTTGTGCATAAATGGCATATATAATCTACTGGTAATGCAATCTCGGACTACAAATATCTATGTGTACACatagtctactgggatattatacttttatacatacacacataacttGGCTTGCTCCTGAAGTGCTGTTCTACCAGGGGTGGCAGGAAGAGGGCATCCCCAATTTTCACATAATCTATATGTTCCTATGTCTCAGCCCCCACCATAAATTTAACGCTATGACCACGCAAGTATCTTCCAATGTGTTGGCCAAGAGAATGTTGTCCAACTGATTTTACAATGTGTCCTTTCTGCCTtttgatatgctaacaagggacaaaatgaccaaatggcttctggccaTACTGATATCACTCAATGGGTGAACACTAGGGCTGGTTCtcagatttttttgaaaaaaaggcaatttcctggctgtagagaccctttatagtggtgtggaacactgtgccttgcagtaacactcataaggagtctgctgtggtagtgaaataatactgcgaGTCCGTATGacttgcagatgacaggcgtattTTTTTAGAAtccctgcacacttcacttatttgggcagttacgggcagggccgtttgaaggaatttgggggccccaagcaaaatagacatggaggcccccccacgccctccccaccttacgcacgcaaagcctacaggaaccacagtatagccatacagtttaagttcacccacactttatataaataaaaaaggaggtttacagtgcaaatactgctgttgcatttaatgtgcatgaaatttgaacagtgccatccacagatccccctcccctaaacggtgccatccacagatccccctcccctaaacagtgccatccacagatccccctcccctaaacggtgccatccacagatccccctcccctaaacggtgccatccacagatccccctcccctaaacggtgccatccacagatccccctcccctaaacggtgccatccacagatccccctcccctaaacggtgccatccacagatccccctcccctaaacggtgccatccacagatccccctcccctaaacggtgccatccacagatccccctcccctaaacggtgccatccacagatccccctcccctaaacggtgccatccacagatccccctcccctaaacggtgccatccacagatccccctcccctaaacggtgccatccacagatccccctcccctaaacggtgccatccacagatccccctcccctaaacggtgccatccacagatccccctcccctaaacggtgccatccacagatccccctcccctaaacggtgccatccacagatccccctcccctaaacggtgccatccacagatccccctcccctaaacggtgccatccacagatccccctcccctaaacggtgccatccacagatccccctcccctaaacggtgccatccacagatccccctcccctaaacggtgccatccacagatccccctcccctaaacggtgccatccacagatcccccccctcccctaaacggtgccatccacagatccccccccccctaaacagtgccatccacagatcccccccccccctaaacagtgccatccacagatcccccccctcccctaaacagtgccatccacagatcccccccccccccctaaacagtgccatccacagatctgtggatggcactgtttagggggatctgtggatggcactgtttaggggggatctgtggatggcactgtttaggggggatctgtggatggcactgtttaggggggatctgtggatggcactgtttaggggggatctgtggatggcactgtttaggggggatctgtggatggcactgtttaggggggatctgtggatggcactgtttaggggggatctgtggatggcactgtttaggggggatctgtggatggcactgtttaggggggatctgtggatggcactgtttaggggagggggggatctgtggatggcactgccatccacagatccccctacagtgccatccacagatctccctccccgacgctcacagcagtatatttaaaaaaactaatcagtaactactttaactttaatcattgctcattgctgagctctcctCCCTTTCAATGGTTGAAGAAATGCGCTGCAGAAGCTGGTCAAAACTCTCAACCGTCATGCGCATATAATTGTAAAAACACCTCTGGTCATCCTTCTTGAACTTATCGGGTGTATTCAATACCGACGTCTTCTTCTTTCCCGGTCTTGTCTCATCCATCTAGCTTTCAGAATTTGAAACCGCAGTCGGAGACGCAAGTGTGCAGGCAACATGCTTCCAATACACAATGAGTCTGAATAGAGGTGTACCAGGTTCTAATACTAAGTGGGAGGACTTTGTGAGGCACACCTACAATGACTATTAAGAGGTGTACCTGGTTCTAATACAGTGGGAGTACTGAGCCACACCTACAATGACCATGAATAGAGGTgtacctgcttttttttttttaatgggaggCCTTTAGGAGGCACACCTTAACACCTTTTTaatagaaaaacggatccgctgaGCGCATGCCTAAACGGATGCCGACGCAATGGACGGAGCAATTTTTCAAGCGGATCTGTTCAATCGGATCCGCACAGAAGATCAATGTTTGCAACCGTCTGTTAAgtccttcagacggatccgtttaaagcgGATCCGcttgacgctagtgtgaaagtagccttacttggattatttggatatcttactttgtcttcgctctggtaacagcaggcagtgcaggcggcgctcactcactgatgtcacgcgcctgcgccgcctagtgggaggagcaggcccgtgacgtcagtgagtgagcgccg is a genomic window of Bufo bufo chromosome 1, aBufBuf1.1, whole genome shotgun sequence containing:
- the LOC120989065 gene encoding LOW QUALITY PROTEIN: zinc finger MYM-type protein 1-like (The sequence of the model RefSeq protein was modified relative to this genomic sequence to represent the inferred CDS: inserted 2 bases in 1 codon; deleted 2 bases in 2 codons); translation: MPHGVHKSKRPSGYQQRRTRESKIQAIKTLAGSLLKYVKRPDDGQGSSKDTPPIDQADSSDAFARKLSAEEQEVEIAETEEEQGGEITESETEESAESDSSHSPYTMKDMTAVKEKDLQILSDVSFWEIPVPDHFQVEIVKRGSASFQNQDGPFSVTKRPDEKAASKGEVRQLSKVWFYKVMPNGEKILRTWMVYSPVSGNLYCFCCQLFTSCTTDTTSKFVTGFQKWWKLSPNVYNHETSEEHLYCLEKWKTLAAGLRLHETIDAQTISRMETEKKKWRDILHRLLDITLFLAKQNLAFHGHKEEESSLTKGNFREMLSKYDPVLKEHLIRLKRHTCKLNLSVSYLSPQTQNEFISVLANHVKEKIVTDIKSAKYFGIMFDSTPDVSHTDQMSEVIRYVHITNRKVEVKKFFLGFFPLKGKKKAADLSXDILQKLESDGLDIMMCRSQGYDNAATMAGIHGVVQSILKGKNRKAIFNRCVDDSLNLCGQHSFAQNASCVTFFGTLQTMFSFFAASTHRWVVLIDHAGVSVKRLSTTRWSAHYAAVKPVKEKFDIFVSALEALCEPCENMDTRGAAQGLLPAVCDFTFLCYLHFWSDVLREVDDTQHFLQTKGLSLDKVVTKLETLRLFLCEERSHLVENAIQQALLKADEYGIAVERRTRFKKRMAGELARNAGSPSLQEEKKRAMFECIDRFHLELQTR